The following proteins are encoded in a genomic region of Montipora foliosa isolate CH-2021 chromosome 10, ASM3666993v2, whole genome shotgun sequence:
- the LOC137973908 gene encoding adiponectin receptor protein-like, translated as MPVNMITDQRDDVTLTTIQDNNENTEESMSNSATEGYVEIQFERHSKWRLLSHLDLPEWLRGNPFLSYYHRPPMPSFGFCFKSIFKVHTETGNIWTHLIGFLAFVSITMYMFLRPITATAPYPKDWQEKLVFGSFFACGILCLGFSWIFHTVHCHSMTISRLFRSLDYSGIVLFIMGSFIPPLYYGFYCSGVLRVLYMSLACSLGTICIVVSLCSKLNHSKYRILRAVLLVAFGWSGIIPAIHLIALYGVHLVMRLVALQWMGLMSLLYTASAVTYATRIPERFLPGKCDIWFQSHQIFHVLVVIAAFVHLHAICEMARYRFDHGAACQP; from the exons ATGCCAGTTAACATGATCACAGATCAAAGAGACGACGTGACCCTCACAACTATTCAAGACAATAACGAGAATACAGAAGAAAGCATGAGCAACAGCGCCACAGAAGGTTACGTGGAAATACAATTTGAGCgccattcaaaatggcgcctCTTGTCGCACTTGGATCTCCCAGAGTGGTTACGGGGCAACCCCTTTTTATCCTATTACCACAGGCCACCCATGCCATCGTTTGGGTTCTGTTTTAAAAGCATCTTTAAAGTTCACACTGAGACAGGAAATATATGGACTCATTTGATTGGATTCCTTGCGTTTGTTTccattacaatgtacatgttttTACGACCGATCACGGCCACAGCTCCGTATCCAAAAGACTGGCAAGAAAAGCTTGTTTTCGGGTCTTTTTTTGCCTGTGGCATTTTATGTTTGGGATTTTCTTGGATTTTCCACACTGTACATTGTCACTctatgacaatttcaagacttTTTCGCAG CCTTGATTATTCAGGCATCGTCTTGTTCATCATGGGTTCTTTCATTCCTCCTCTTTACTACGGATTCTACTGTTCAGGAGTTCTACGAGTTTTGTACATGTCATTAGCGTGTTCTCTCGGTACCATCTGCATCGTTGTCTCCTTGTGTAGCAAACTTAACCACTCAAAGTACAGAATATTGAGAGCGG TTCTGCTGGTTGCATTCGGATGGTCGGGTATAATCCCTGCCATTCATCTTATAGCTCTCTATGGTGTTCACCTGGTAATGCGTCTTGTTGCATTGCAATGGATGGGCCTCATGAGTTTGCTATACACTGCTAGTGCTGTCACTTACGCGACAAGGATCCCCGAGAGATTCCTCCCTGGAAAATGTGATATTTGG tttcaAAGCCACCAGATCTTCCACGTACTAGTGGTGATTGCTGCGTTCGTCCATTTGCATGCTATTTGTGAAATGGCGCGCTACAGATTTGACCATGGAGCAGCTTGTCAACCATAA